Proteins encoded in a region of the Massilia sp. UMI-21 genome:
- a CDS encoding phosphomannomutase/phosphoglucomutase, protein MLALSKTIFKAYDIRGVIDKTLDEGIARHIGRAFGAAALAKGERKVVIGRDGRLSGPGLAAALGEGLRDAGVDVIDLGMVATPMVYFATNVLDTRSGIMVTGSHNPPDYNGFKMVMAGEAIYGDAILGLHDSIAAHIDSGDGKVAGQRGGYGTHDIRQAYLERIIGDVKIARPIKIAVDCGNGVAGAFAPALFRGMGCEVVELFCEVDGHFPNHHPDPAHPENLQDLIKALQDTDAEIGLAFDGDGDRLGIVTKDGQIIFPDRQMMLFASDVLSRNPGAEILYDVKCTRHLAPWIEQAGGRPLMWKTGHSLVKAKLKETGAPLGGEMSGHIFFKDRWYGFDDGLYAGARMLEILTREQDPSALLNSLPIASSTPELHLHLKEGENFALIDSLRANASFPSSEKINGIDGLRVEYPDGFGLARSSNTTPVVVLRFEGENPEALARIQAEFKEVILAAKPDAELPF, encoded by the coding sequence ATGCTCGCTCTCTCGAAAACGATCTTCAAGGCTTATGACATTCGCGGCGTTATCGACAAGACGCTGGACGAGGGCATCGCTCGCCATATCGGCCGCGCATTCGGCGCCGCCGCGCTGGCGAAAGGGGAGCGCAAGGTCGTGATCGGCCGCGACGGCCGCCTGTCGGGCCCGGGCCTGGCCGCCGCACTGGGCGAAGGTCTGCGCGATGCCGGCGTGGACGTGATCGATCTCGGCATGGTCGCCACCCCGATGGTCTATTTCGCCACCAATGTGCTCGACACCCGCTCGGGCATCATGGTCACCGGCAGCCACAATCCGCCGGACTACAACGGCTTCAAGATGGTGATGGCCGGCGAAGCGATCTACGGCGACGCCATCCTTGGCCTGCACGACAGCATCGCGGCCCATATCGACAGCGGCGACGGCAAGGTGGCCGGGCAGCGCGGCGGCTACGGCACCCACGACATCCGCCAGGCCTACCTCGAGCGCATCATCGGCGACGTCAAGATCGCACGCCCGATCAAGATCGCGGTCGACTGCGGCAACGGCGTGGCCGGCGCCTTCGCCCCGGCTTTGTTCCGCGGCATGGGCTGCGAGGTGGTCGAACTGTTCTGCGAGGTGGACGGCCACTTCCCGAACCACCATCCGGACCCGGCGCATCCGGAAAACCTGCAGGACCTGATCAAGGCGCTGCAGGACACCGACGCCGAGATCGGCCTGGCCTTCGATGGCGACGGCGACCGCCTGGGCATCGTCACCAAGGATGGCCAGATCATCTTCCCGGATCGCCAGATGATGCTGTTCGCCAGCGATGTCCTGTCGCGCAACCCGGGCGCCGAGATCCTGTACGACGTCAAGTGCACCCGCCACCTCGCCCCGTGGATCGAACAAGCCGGCGGCCGCCCGCTGATGTGGAAGACCGGCCACTCGCTGGTCAAGGCCAAGCTGAAGGAAACCGGCGCCCCGCTGGGCGGCGAAATGAGCGGCCACATCTTCTTCAAGGACCGCTGGTACGGCTTCGACGACGGCCTGTACGCCGGCGCGCGCATGCTCGAGATCCTGACCAGGGAGCAGGACCCGTCGGCCCTGCTCAACAGCCTGCCGATCGCCAGCAGCACCCCGGAACTGCACCTGCACCTGAAGGAAGGCGAGAACTTCGCCCTGATCGACAGCCTGCGCGCCAACGCCAGCTTCCCGAGCTCCGAGAAAATCAACGGCATCGACGGCCTGCGCGTGGAATACCCGGACGGCTTCGGCCTGGCCCGTTCCTCGAACACGACCCCGGTGGTGGTGCTGCGGTTCGAGGGCGAGAACCCGGAGGCGCTGGCCCGCATCCAGGCCGAATTCAAAGAGGTGATCCTGGCCGCCAAGCCGGACGCCGAACTGCCTTTCTAA
- a CDS encoding H-NS histone family protein, which yields MDLSNMSVGDLRNLQEQIKQEMKSREAQEVQKAREQILAIAQSVGVPLKDLLATGGRGGAKGNAGKGTTVAVRYRHPDDASQQWTGRGRQPKWVKEWVEGGKSLDKLRV from the coding sequence ATGGATCTGTCTAATATGTCCGTAGGCGATTTGCGCAACCTGCAGGAACAAATCAAGCAGGAAATGAAGTCGCGCGAAGCACAGGAAGTGCAAAAGGCGCGCGAACAGATTCTGGCGATCGCGCAAAGCGTTGGCGTACCCCTCAAGGACCTGCTGGCGACCGGCGGTCGCGGTGGCGCCAAGGGCAACGCGGGCAAGGGCACGACCGTGGCCGTGCGCTATCGCCATCCAGACGATGCTTCGCAGCAATGGACCGGCCGTGGCCGCCAGCCGAAGTGGGTCAAGGAATGGGTCGAAGGCGGCAAGTCGCTCGACAAGCTGCGCGTCTGA